A DNA window from Parabacteroides johnsonii DSM 18315 contains the following coding sequences:
- a CDS encoding sugar phosphate isomerase/epimerase family protein, whose product MARPVTLCTMQWGDLPLEVVCEKAKSFGFDGVELGLPSHLDVRRTDPEYYRNIKATLDKYDLKLFCISNHLIGQAICDNIDQRHKSVLPDYIWGDGDPEGVHRRAAENMIQAAHAAKMLGIDTVAGFTGSSIWQWLYSFPPVTDEMVNEGYADFARRFIPILDEYQKLGVRFALEVHPTEIAFDTYSTRKALEAIDYHPAFGFNYDPSHLGYQGVDYVDFINQFADRIFHVHMKDVYWSDTPKQIGVFGGHSTFGDARRFWNFRSLGRGKIRFEEIIRALNDAGYQGPLSVEWEDSGMDREHGARESCAFVKQVDFQPSAHAFDACFER is encoded by the coding sequence ATGGCACGTCCTGTAACATTATGTACGATGCAGTGGGGAGACTTACCGCTGGAAGTAGTTTGTGAAAAAGCAAAATCATTTGGTTTTGACGGTGTTGAATTAGGCTTACCTTCTCATTTGGATGTTCGGCGGACAGATCCGGAATATTATCGGAATATCAAAGCGACACTCGATAAATACGATTTGAAGTTGTTTTGTATTTCGAATCATCTGATCGGTCAGGCGATATGCGATAATATTGATCAGCGGCATAAATCTGTATTGCCTGATTATATCTGGGGGGATGGCGATCCGGAAGGAGTCCATAGGCGGGCAGCCGAAAATATGATCCAGGCAGCTCATGCTGCCAAAATGCTGGGAATCGATACTGTAGCCGGTTTTACGGGAAGTTCGATCTGGCAATGGCTCTATTCCTTTCCTCCCGTTACCGATGAGATGGTGAATGAAGGGTATGCTGATTTTGCCCGACGTTTTATCCCGATTTTAGACGAATATCAAAAATTAGGCGTCCGCTTTGCTCTTGAAGTGCATCCGACAGAGATCGCATTCGATACTTATTCCACCCGTAAAGCCCTTGAAGCGATCGATTATCATCCGGCTTTCGGCTTTAACTACGATCCGAGCCATTTGGGATACCAGGGAGTGGATTATGTAGATTTCATCAACCAATTTGCGGACCGCATTTTCCATGTTCACATGAAAGATGTGTATTGGAGTGATACCCCGAAACAGATCGGCGTGTTCGGTGGCCATTCTACTTTTGGCGATGCCCGTCGTTTCTGGAATTTCCGTAGTTTAGGGCGCGGAAAAATCAGGTTTGAAGAAATTATCCGTGCTTTGAACGATGCCGGTTACCAAGGCCCTCTCTCGGTTGAGTGGGAAGATAGCGGTATGGATCGCGAACATGGAGCACGCGAGTCTTGCGCTTTTGTCAAACAGGTGGATTTCCAACCGTCGGCACATGCCTTCGACGCTTGTTTTGAAAGATAA
- a CDS encoding outer membrane beta-barrel family protein gives MMTKKMSLLLTGMLLCLAPDMKGNETDGRIKGIVMDGELGGPLEFVTVQVKAKGSDKILQGAVTGSDGNYSIGGLKKGEYVVTFSYIGYADISKNITISNNSQTLNLGELTLEEDANQLGEVEIVAKKPQMRFELDRKVFDATQDIASEGGSASDLLANIPSVEVDNEGSVSLRGNSSVTVWINGKASGLTADNQADILEMMPAEDIKQVEVITNPSAKYSPEGTAGIINIILKDDRKPGYYGSVKAGADTDGGYQASGNINYSSSKVDAYANLSYRNREMKGGGITSRENTTDNSFLDQTNRSKRQHNNWFGRIGATWHITKSDDLAFNMTGMTGGGDNNESIHYISTDKQKNTVYTSDRTTDGNSDMKMYNLELNYLHKFSENSNIDLTVSNNQWRNDGLSIYEQSTRYTDTGLTDKQEYQTQENNIRNKNWEVQADYTNKISDASRIEAGYKGTFQRESSPVDTYSGTTATDIEQDQALYNRFLYNQDVHALYMTYGGKWNNLSYQAGLRGEYWRVDTRSLDFDQEFNGKPSETFEKDYFKLFPSAFISYALPKNNEIQVNYTRRLRRPWGGQLNSFRNISDASNISFGNPELTPEYSHSFELNYIKTWESGHTLSLSGYYRSTDDVIQRIRFLNTADNVMYTTSENVARQQNSGLEIVGKNNLFSILSLTTTVNLYYSKLDGFSYLPEGAEAPVTGEEDESFNWNVRMIANVSLPWGISLQGTGNYNSKRLMAQGYREPNYSVDLGLRKSFLKDKLTLSINARDLLDSRRFRTVTSGDGFWQDSENWRGGRRVGFTLTYNFGNMNKKKDKSKSRNEEPDMYEMD, from the coding sequence ATGATGACAAAAAAGATGAGCTTACTTTTAACCGGTATGCTTTTGTGTTTGGCTCCGGATATGAAAGGGAATGAAACGGACGGAAGGATTAAAGGTATTGTAATGGACGGTGAATTAGGGGGACCACTCGAATTTGTAACCGTCCAGGTTAAGGCAAAAGGTTCGGACAAAATATTGCAGGGAGCCGTTACCGGAAGCGACGGAAACTACAGTATCGGAGGATTGAAAAAAGGGGAATATGTAGTTACTTTTTCCTATATAGGCTACGCGGATATTTCTAAAAATATCACAATCAGCAACAATTCTCAAACTCTTAATCTCGGAGAACTCACCCTGGAAGAAGATGCCAATCAATTGGGAGAAGTGGAGATCGTAGCCAAAAAGCCCCAAATGAGATTCGAGCTCGATAGAAAAGTTTTCGACGCAACACAAGATATCGCATCCGAAGGGGGATCGGCCAGTGATTTGCTTGCCAATATCCCATCCGTGGAAGTCGATAACGAAGGATCTGTTTCATTGCGTGGAAATTCCAGCGTAACAGTCTGGATCAACGGAAAAGCATCGGGACTGACAGCAGACAACCAGGCCGACATTCTGGAAATGATGCCGGCAGAAGATATCAAACAAGTGGAAGTCATTACCAATCCCTCTGCTAAATATAGCCCGGAGGGAACAGCCGGGATTATCAACATTATTTTAAAGGATGACCGGAAACCCGGTTACTACGGCAGCGTAAAAGCCGGAGCCGATACGGACGGAGGTTATCAGGCAAGTGGAAACATTAACTACAGCAGTAGCAAAGTGGATGCGTATGCCAATCTGAGCTATCGGAACCGGGAAATGAAAGGCGGTGGAATCACTAGTCGTGAAAATACCACCGACAACAGTTTTCTCGACCAGACCAACAGATCCAAACGACAACACAACAACTGGTTCGGACGTATCGGGGCAACCTGGCACATCACCAAAAGCGACGACCTGGCATTCAACATGACCGGCATGACCGGAGGGGGTGACAACAACGAATCGATCCATTATATTTCGACAGACAAGCAAAAGAATACGGTCTACACCAGCGACCGTACGACAGACGGAAACTCGGATATGAAAATGTATAACCTGGAATTGAATTATTTGCATAAGTTCTCGGAAAACAGCAACATAGACTTGACCGTCAGCAATAATCAGTGGAGGAACGACGGACTGAGCATTTACGAACAATCAACCCGGTATACGGACACCGGCTTAACCGACAAACAGGAATATCAGACTCAGGAAAACAACATCAGAAACAAAAACTGGGAAGTTCAAGCCGACTACACAAACAAAATATCCGATGCAAGCCGGATCGAGGCGGGTTATAAAGGGACATTCCAAAGAGAATCCAGCCCTGTGGATACCTATTCCGGAACAACTGCTACCGACATCGAACAGGATCAGGCACTTTACAACCGTTTTCTATATAACCAGGATGTGCACGCCCTATACATGACTTACGGGGGCAAGTGGAACAATCTGAGCTACCAAGCCGGCCTGCGTGGGGAATATTGGCGTGTGGATACCCGCTCGCTGGACTTCGACCAGGAATTTAACGGAAAGCCGTCGGAAACTTTCGAAAAAGACTATTTCAAGTTGTTCCCAAGTGCCTTTATCTCCTATGCCCTCCCTAAAAACAATGAAATACAAGTGAACTATACCCGTCGCTTGCGTCGTCCTTGGGGTGGACAGTTAAATTCATTCCGCAATATTTCCGATGCTTCCAACATTTCTTTCGGTAACCCGGAATTGACACCTGAATATTCCCATTCTTTCGAATTGAATTATATCAAGACCTGGGAATCCGGCCATACCTTATCATTGTCCGGCTACTATCGCTCGACAGATGACGTGATCCAGCGCATTCGTTTCTTGAACACGGCAGACAATGTAATGTACACGACCAGCGAAAACGTAGCCCGCCAGCAAAATAGCGGTCTGGAAATCGTTGGAAAAAACAATCTATTCAGTATCCTTAGCCTGACAACGACTGTAAACCTCTACTACTCCAAATTGGACGGTTTCAGTTACCTGCCCGAAGGAGCGGAAGCGCCTGTCACCGGCGAGGAGGACGAAAGTTTCAACTGGAACGTACGCATGATTGCCAACGTCAGTCTTCCTTGGGGCATTTCTCTACAGGGTACAGGCAATTACAACTCCAAACGCTTGATGGCACAAGGATACCGCGAACCGAACTACTCCGTCGACCTTGGGTTGCGCAAGTCTTTCTTAAAAGACAAATTGACGTTAAGTATTAATGCACGTGATTTGCTGGATTCCCGCAGATTCCGCACTGTTACATCCGGAGACGGTTTCTGGCAGGATTCTGAGAACTGGCGCGGTGGCAGAAGAGTTGGTTTTACCCTGACTTATAACTTTGGGAATATGAACAAGAAGAAAGACAAAAGTAAAAGTCGAAATGAGGAACCGGACATGTACGAAATGGACTAA
- a CDS encoding RHS repeat-associated core domain-containing protein — MADKTVYEYNTNNQVSSKTSYINSGQEQISQETYMYDKYGSLESESSDNGVSKSYVRDALGRLSSNREEVDGCWFQCSYNYSSTTGLPESKVYSFSSGGNAITENYIYQNGTLVEIMQDGQHSIWKLLSEDAFGHPTAVSTGSLNRTYSYDDYGFPTNRKSVNSSGAVIQDFGMLFDPVTGNLKARGDNKYNKFEQFRYDNLNRLTQVYMATSLVATPSVDAENVYSYLANGNLASKSDVGVFSYDNASKPYAVTGLGLIGDAVPPRSQQVTYTSFERPASIIESNYTALFSYNGSGERVKMNITRNNKTEILRYYLNGSYEADHTPEGDTERLYMGGDAYSAPAVLIKKNGSWNLYYICRDYLGSITQMTDSNGTLLQEVGYDAWGRLRNPNTLVAYLPNMEPELLLGRGYTGHEHLTMFGLVNMNARLYDPAVGRFLSPDPYVQVPDFTQSYNRFSYAMNNPLVYVDADGENPLLVLGLVIGAYIGGVATNHGELNPFRWNYSSITTYLGLGFGALVGYYGAYGIVYPGSMSIAGSIGTPWVSAGTSVAALGQGTDWRFNFEWTTAAGGGGQYGHSGNAEVSVDKAIANAQSYYYNYHTHSQGSSLDPMVVLSTTLSGTSEVYYSKHFGTWMGKDFKVRSQSWGGNQYTGGKNKFAKQMAKKITWGGNVLGIYNGVNTYLDWRRGNSSSQQFLIEEFSNIYSTVGGVYGAAWGVGWEMGRQTTYQTWYQQLKYRFWYNRMENLIGPPSETNKIYWNEFYKNYRP; from the coding sequence TTGGCTGATAAAACAGTATATGAGTATAATACCAATAATCAGGTATCAAGTAAAACGAGCTATATAAATTCAGGTCAGGAACAAATTTCACAAGAAACTTATATGTATGATAAGTATGGAAGTCTTGAAAGTGAAAGTTCTGATAATGGAGTATCCAAGTCTTATGTACGTGATGCATTGGGGAGGTTGTCCAGTAATCGCGAGGAAGTAGATGGTTGTTGGTTCCAATGCAGCTACAACTATTCTTCTACAACAGGTTTGCCAGAGTCGAAAGTTTATAGTTTTTCTTCTGGAGGTAATGCTATTACCGAGAATTATATTTATCAAAATGGGACTTTGGTTGAAATAATGCAAGATGGACAACATTCTATTTGGAAATTGCTTTCTGAAGATGCTTTCGGGCATCCGACAGCAGTATCGACAGGTTCTTTGAATCGAACTTATTCTTATGATGATTATGGATTCCCGACTAACCGAAAATCTGTTAATTCTTCGGGAGCTGTTATTCAGGATTTCGGAATGTTGTTTGATCCCGTTACGGGCAACTTGAAGGCTCGCGGTGATAACAAATATAATAAGTTTGAACAATTCCGTTATGATAATCTGAATCGGTTGACCCAGGTCTATATGGCAACATCGTTGGTGGCTACACCTTCTGTTGATGCTGAAAATGTATATTCCTATTTGGCGAATGGCAATTTGGCTTCAAAGAGTGATGTCGGTGTGTTTTCTTATGATAATGCCAGTAAACCGTATGCTGTGACAGGACTCGGATTAATAGGAGATGCTGTTCCTCCTCGTAGTCAGCAAGTGACTTATACCTCTTTTGAGCGACCGGCGTCCATTATCGAAAGTAATTATACGGCATTATTTTCTTATAACGGATCTGGAGAAAGAGTAAAAATGAATATTACCCGGAATAATAAAACTGAAATTCTCCGTTATTACTTAAACGGGAGTTATGAAGCCGATCACACTCCGGAGGGAGACACGGAACGGCTTTATATGGGAGGTGATGCTTATTCCGCTCCTGCTGTGCTAATAAAAAAGAATGGTAGTTGGAACTTGTATTATATTTGTCGTGATTATTTAGGTAGTATAACCCAGATGACAGATAGTAACGGCACTTTGCTGCAGGAAGTGGGTTATGATGCTTGGGGACGGTTGCGTAATCCGAATACATTGGTTGCTTATCTGCCAAATATGGAACCGGAACTTCTTTTAGGGCGTGGTTATACGGGGCATGAACATTTGACAATGTTTGGTTTGGTGAATATGAATGCTCGGCTGTATGATCCGGCAGTAGGACGTTTCCTTAGCCCGGATCCTTATGTGCAAGTTCCGGATTTCACACAAAGCTATAATCGTTTTAGTTATGCGATGAATAATCCGTTGGTGTACGTAGATGCTGATGGTGAAAATCCTTTATTGGTATTAGGATTGGTCATTGGTGCTTATATTGGAGGAGTTGCGACAAATCACGGAGAGCTAAATCCGTTCCGTTGGAATTATAGTTCTATTACTACCTATTTAGGACTTGGATTTGGTGCATTGGTTGGTTATTATGGTGCATATGGGATTGTTTATCCTGGCAGTATGAGTATTGCCGGTTCAATCGGAACTCCCTGGGTAAGCGCTGGTACATCTGTTGCTGCATTGGGTCAAGGAACTGATTGGCGGTTTAATTTTGAATGGACGACTGCTGCCGGAGGTGGAGGCCAATATGGACATTCCGGCAATGCAGAAGTATCGGTGGATAAAGCAATTGCTAATGCGCAATCTTATTATTATAATTATCATACTCATTCTCAAGGTTCATCATTGGATCCTATGGTCGTTTTATCTACAACTTTGTCTGGTACGTCGGAGGTCTATTATAGTAAACATTTTGGAACATGGATGGGAAAAGATTTCAAAGTGAGAAGTCAAAGTTGGGGTGGAAATCAATACACTGGAGGAAAAAATAAATTTGCAAAACAAATGGCTAAAAAGATAACGTGGGGAGGAAATGTTTTGGGGATTTATAATGGAGTGAATACCTATCTTGATTGGCGTCGAGGAAATAGTTCGTCTCAACAATTTCTAATAGAGGAATTTTCGAATATTTATTCAACAGTAGGTGGCGTTTATGGAGCTGCTTGGGGCGTTGGTTGGGAAATGGGAAGACAAACAACCTACCAGACATGGTATCAACAATTAAAATATCGCTTTTGGTATAATCGAATGGAGAATTTAATTGGACCTCCTTCTGAAACAAATAAAATATATTGGAATGAATTTTATAAAAACTATCGGCCATGA
- a CDS encoding outer membrane beta-barrel protein: protein MKKLILFLLLPILLGSCAPKVLTHIEKKYPSRIVADDVRLYGVGQVVPETAERIGSVQVVDGGASTKCNYEQVVALAKLETAKNGGNVLALTDHRKPSLLGSSCHQIAGDMLWIGDTVNWETGIASDLSASVGDKNTTGVVKSDFQHSTFYVNVGYAFIISKFYLPSGTSGNPKNGMDWQLGYDWVARSGFGAGLMYSGYKSSFTYSNVDVKVGLAYVAPQFVMKQKVGRWGIEEKFGIGYFKYRESAKGTSASLSGVGYDFLFGAEYYLSDHVGIGANLGYIGGSLPKQDSAEYGDEEHTGIFRLHIDAGVRFHF, encoded by the coding sequence ATGAAAAAGTTGATTTTATTTCTGCTCCTGCCTATCCTTTTAGGCAGTTGCGCTCCTAAAGTGTTGACGCATATAGAAAAGAAATATCCTTCCCGGATAGTAGCGGATGACGTGCGCCTATATGGGGTAGGACAAGTTGTGCCGGAAACGGCAGAGCGGATCGGGAGTGTACAAGTCGTGGACGGTGGGGCATCCACCAAATGTAATTATGAACAAGTAGTGGCATTGGCAAAATTGGAGACGGCGAAGAATGGCGGGAATGTTTTGGCATTGACGGATCATCGGAAGCCATCGTTACTGGGTAGCAGCTGTCATCAGATTGCAGGCGATATGCTTTGGATCGGAGATACGGTAAATTGGGAAACAGGGATAGCTTCTGATTTGTCTGCTTCGGTTGGTGATAAAAATACTACCGGTGTGGTTAAAAGTGATTTTCAGCATAGTACTTTCTATGTTAATGTAGGTTATGCTTTTATAATCAGCAAATTTTATCTTCCCTCGGGTACGTCGGGTAATCCTAAAAACGGTATGGATTGGCAATTAGGTTATGATTGGGTGGCAAGGAGTGGCTTTGGTGCCGGGTTGATGTATTCGGGCTATAAGTCATCCTTTACGTATTCGAATGTGGATGTGAAAGTGGGACTTGCATACGTGGCGCCTCAGTTTGTGATGAAACAAAAAGTAGGTCGTTGGGGGATTGAAGAAAAATTCGGTATCGGTTATTTCAAGTATCGGGAATCAGCGAAAGGCACGAGCGCTTCTCTTTCGGGTGTGGGGTATGATTTCTTGTTCGGGGCGGAATATTATTTGTCTGACCACGTCGGGATCGGAGCTAACCTTGGATATATCGGAGGCTCTTTACCGAAGCAAGATTCTGCGGAGTATGGAGATGAGGAGCATACCGGAATCTTTCGTTTGCACATTGATGCCGGAGTGCGGTTTCATTTCTGA
- a CDS encoding response regulator transcription factor, which yields MTNNKLIYIEDDQILGNLITQALAENGFEVDFRTTLNGLQDSLASLLPDLLILDIKVNNQNCLDILPAIRSQYPQLPVIIASSHTDGTEIIRSYDTGANHYIKKPYDITELIFQIRKLLQQPEKQTIAMWTIDTYQVDTTKHLLICPDKKIEKLSPKEFLVLQKLYSNKKQVVTRKQLLEEIWGNDLSEESLNNIISQLRKKFTQDKCISIQTYPCIGYQLDF from the coding sequence ATGACAAACAACAAACTCATATACATCGAAGACGATCAAATCTTAGGGAATTTGATCACACAAGCCTTGGCAGAAAACGGATTTGAAGTAGATTTCAGGACAACATTAAATGGGCTTCAAGACAGTTTGGCTTCCCTGCTGCCGGATTTGCTGATATTGGATATTAAAGTAAACAATCAAAACTGCCTCGACATCCTTCCAGCTATCCGCTCACAATACCCGCAACTCCCAGTTATCATAGCCTCTTCGCATACCGACGGGACAGAGATCATCCGGAGCTACGACACAGGAGCCAACCACTACATCAAAAAACCGTATGACATTACGGAATTGATATTCCAGATTCGAAAACTATTGCAACAGCCCGAAAAACAGACGATAGCGATGTGGACGATCGATACTTATCAGGTAGACACGACCAAACATCTTTTGATTTGTCCGGATAAAAAGATTGAAAAACTATCTCCGAAAGAATTTCTGGTTCTACAAAAGCTATACTCCAATAAAAAACAGGTAGTCACACGCAAACAACTGCTCGAAGAAATATGGGGAAACGATTTGAGCGAAGAAAGCCTGAATAATATTATCTCACAACTCCGCAAAAAATTCACGCAAGATAAATGCATCAGCATCCAAACATATCCATGCATCGGATATCAACTGGATTTCTGA
- a CDS encoding diaminopimelate dehydrogenase: protein MKKIRAAIVGYGNIGKYVLEALEAAPDFEVAGVVRRNPNDIPDELKGYTVTDTITKLDKVDVAVLATPTRSVETYAKEILSLGINTVDSFDIHGGIVDLRCSLDAVAKAHNTVAVISAGWDPGSDSIVRALLQAIVPKGITYTNFGPGMSMGHTVAVKAIEGVKAALSMTIPMGTGVHRRMVYIEVEEGYDFDKVAAAIKADDYFVHDETHVIQVDCVDDLKDMGHGVNLVRKGVSGKTQNQLIEFDMKINNPALTAQILVCVARASFKQQPGAYTMIELPVIDMLYGEREDLIKKLV from the coding sequence ATGAAAAAGATTAGAGCTGCCATTGTTGGATATGGCAATATTGGAAAGTATGTATTGGAAGCCCTGGAAGCTGCTCCCGATTTTGAAGTAGCTGGTGTTGTACGTCGTAATCCGAATGATATTCCGGATGAATTGAAAGGATATACCGTCACTGATACTATCACGAAGTTGGATAAAGTAGATGTAGCTGTTCTGGCAACTCCGACACGTAGCGTAGAGACTTACGCCAAAGAAATACTTTCTCTAGGCATCAATACGGTGGATAGTTTCGATATCCACGGAGGTATTGTTGATTTGCGCTGTTCGCTCGATGCTGTAGCGAAAGCTCATAATACCGTTGCTGTCATCTCTGCCGGATGGGACCCGGGAAGCGACTCTATCGTTCGTGCTTTGTTGCAGGCGATCGTTCCGAAAGGAATTACATATACGAATTTCGGACCGGGTATGAGTATGGGGCATACTGTTGCTGTGAAAGCCATCGAAGGTGTTAAGGCTGCCTTGTCTATGACAATCCCGATGGGGACAGGCGTCCATCGCCGTATGGTTTATATCGAAGTGGAAGAAGGATATGATTTCGATAAAGTAGCTGCTGCCATCAAGGCGGACGACTATTTCGTGCATGACGAAACGCATGTGATCCAGGTTGACTGTGTGGATGACCTGAAAGATATGGGACATGGCGTGAACCTTGTTCGTAAAGGTGTTTCCGGTAAAACGCAGAACCAGTTGATCGAATTCGACATGAAGATCAACAACCCGGCTCTTACTGCCCAGATACTGGTTTGTGTTGCACGTGCAAGTTTCAAACAACAGCCCGGTGCCTACACGATGATCGAATTGCCGGTGATCGATATGCTTTATGGCGAAAGAGAAGACTTAATAAAGAAACTGGTTTAA
- the lgt gene encoding prolipoprotein diacylglyceryl transferase: MLDFITWTADPAIFSIGSREIRWYGLAFAIGFLIGYKIVEKMWKREKLNPAWIDSLLIYTMLGTVIGARLGHCLFYAPDYYLANPLEILKVWEGGLASHGGTLGIIIAIYFYSKRVSHRSMLWAFDKLVVPTGLVAAMIRLGNLMNHEIYGHPTDLPWGFRFIENLHAWKRGAAPVFTVPSHPTQLYEAASYLVTFAICMWLYFKKDAWKKEGLIFGVFMICVFGSRFFIEFLKNNQEEFEADMMLNMGQWLSIPFILVGVYFVWRAMRLGKEMKKN, from the coding sequence ATGCTTGATTTTATTACCTGGACGGCTGATCCCGCCATCTTTTCCATTGGTTCGCGTGAGATACGCTGGTATGGACTGGCGTTTGCCATCGGTTTCCTGATCGGTTACAAGATCGTGGAAAAGATGTGGAAAAGAGAGAAACTCAATCCTGCATGGATAGACTCCCTGCTGATTTATACGATGTTGGGGACAGTGATCGGTGCCCGTTTGGGGCATTGTCTGTTTTATGCTCCGGATTATTATCTGGCGAATCCGCTCGAAATTCTGAAAGTTTGGGAGGGAGGACTTGCCAGTCATGGGGGAACGTTGGGTATAATCATCGCCATCTATTTTTACTCTAAACGGGTGAGCCATCGGAGCATGCTTTGGGCATTCGACAAACTGGTGGTTCCTACCGGCCTTGTGGCTGCCATGATTCGTTTAGGAAACTTGATGAATCATGAAATATATGGACATCCGACAGATCTGCCTTGGGGATTTCGTTTTATTGAAAACCTGCATGCTTGGAAAAGAGGAGCAGCTCCCGTTTTTACCGTTCCCAGCCATCCAACACAGCTCTATGAAGCCGCCAGCTATTTGGTGACTTTCGCTATTTGTATGTGGCTCTACTTCAAAAAAGATGCCTGGAAGAAGGAGGGACTTATCTTCGGCGTATTTATGATTTGCGTATTCGGTTCGCGCTTCTTCATTGAGTTTTTGAAAAATAACCAGGAAGAGTTCGAGGCTGATATGATGCTGAATATGGGGCAATGGCTCAGTATTCCGTTCATCTTGGTCGGTGTCTATTTCGTATGGCGTGCCATGCGGCTTGGAAAAGAAATGAAGAAGAATTGA
- a CDS encoding FprA family A-type flavoprotein, producing MYKLKEIADKVYYVGVNDRQKALFENMWPLPYGVSYNSYLIVDEKTVLVDTVDVCYSDIFLKKIADALDGRPLDFLIVNHMEPDHAGSIRLLRQQYPDVQIVGNKQTFGMLNGYHGISTGLYEVKEGDTLSVGRHQLSFYMAPMVHWPEVMVTYDSTDKILFSADAFGTYGTLDGGVIDSEMNVEHYWEEMLRYYSNIVGKYGNPVQRALQKLSALDIRTICSTHGPVWREYAAKAIDIYDRMSRYEGEEGATIVYGSMYGNTEQMAEAIAASLAANGVKNIVMHNVSKSPASYVLKDIFKYKGLIIGSPTYSNRLFPEIESILDKIETREVKHRLYGYFGSFTWAGAAVKNLAAFGEKMKWEVVGAPVEQKQALKADKYEECWALGEEMARKLKIEN from the coding sequence GTGTATAAGTTAAAAGAAATAGCAGATAAAGTTTACTATGTAGGGGTAAATGACCGGCAAAAAGCTCTCTTTGAGAATATGTGGCCTTTGCCTTACGGTGTATCTTATAATTCCTATCTGATCGTGGACGAAAAAACGGTTCTGGTCGATACGGTGGATGTGTGTTATTCCGATATTTTCCTGAAAAAAATAGCGGATGCTCTCGACGGGCGTCCTTTGGATTTTTTGATAGTGAACCACATGGAACCGGATCATGCGGGCAGTATCCGTTTGTTGCGCCAGCAGTATCCGGATGTCCAGATCGTCGGAAATAAGCAGACTTTCGGTATGTTGAATGGGTATCATGGTATTTCGACGGGATTGTATGAAGTGAAGGAAGGAGACACTCTGAGCGTGGGACGTCACCAACTGTCTTTCTATATGGCTCCGATGGTACACTGGCCGGAAGTAATGGTCACTTACGATTCGACTGATAAAATCCTGTTCTCTGCCGATGCCTTCGGTACTTACGGAACGTTGGATGGCGGTGTGATCGACTCTGAAATGAATGTGGAACATTATTGGGAGGAAATGCTCCGTTATTATTCCAATATCGTCGGTAAATATGGAAATCCGGTACAGCGTGCTTTGCAGAAGTTGTCGGCTTTGGATATCCGGACGATTTGTTCGACTCACGGCCCGGTTTGGCGCGAATATGCAGCGAAGGCGATCGATATTTATGACCGTATGAGCCGTTATGAAGGTGAAGAAGGTGCGACAATCGTGTACGGTAGCATGTATGGCAATACTGAACAGATGGCAGAAGCGATTGCCGCTTCTTTGGCCGCGAACGGGGTGAAGAATATCGTCATGCACAATGTGAGCAAGAGCCCTGCATCTTATGTCTTGAAAGATATTTTCAAATATAAGGGATTGATAATCGGTAGTCCGACTTACAGTAACCGCCTGTTCCCGGAAATCGAATCAATTCTGGATAAGATCGAAACACGTGAAGTGAAACATCGTCTTTACGGTTATTTCGGCTCTTTCACCTGGGCGGGAGCTGCGGTGAAAAACTTAGCGGCATTCGGTGAGAAGATGAAATGGGAAGTTGTAGGGGCTCCGGTTGAGCAGAAACAAGCTCTGAAGGCAGATAAGTATGAAGAATGTTGGGCTTTGGGAGAAGAAATGGCCAGAAAATTGAAAATAGAGAATTGA